The Sesamum indicum cultivar Zhongzhi No. 13 linkage group LG2, S_indicum_v1.0, whole genome shotgun sequence genome contains a region encoding:
- the LOC105155900 gene encoding homeobox-leucine zipper protein HOX17-like, whose translation MDDENDEARLGLGLGLGSSECTPKRDHSRKNKRVFFLDLSIPLHPSDDHGTSADDDSSSSLKIIGDENEKQGCKNYGSFSCKDQDDDSINCSKDFSRKKLRLTRDQITLLEDSFRQHTTLNTAQKQTLAEKLNLKPRQVEVWFQNRRARTKLKQTEVDREFLKKNCERLSEENRRLKKELTELRSLLKIENPPAAAASSPGGGGAGAAEKSGKRLRVAAGGPRTLNLNDGG comes from the exons ATGGatgatgaaaatgatgaagCTCGACTCGGGCTCGGGTTAGGTCTCGGGTCGAGCGAATGTACGCCCAAAAGGGATCATTCGCGGAAGAATAAACGCGTGTTTTTTCTTGATCTTTCCATCCCGCTTCACCCTAGTGATGATCATGGAACCAGTGCTGACGAcgactcgagctcgagtttgAAAATCATCGGAGacgaaaatgaaaaacaaggATGCAAAAATTACGGCAGCTTCTCCTGCAAAGATCAGGACGATGATTCCATCAATTGTTCCAAGGATTTTAGCAGGAAAAAATTGAGGCTCACTAGAGATCAGATCACCTTGCTTGAAGACAGTTTCAGACAGCACACAACCCTCAATACG GCTCAGAAACAGACACTGGCAGAAAAATTGAATCTCAAACCTAGACAAGTTGAAGTTTGGTTTCAAAACAGAAGAGCAag gACAAAACTGAAGCAAACAGAGGTAGACCGGGAGTTCTTGAAGAAAAACTGCGAAAGATTGAGCGAAGAGAACCGGAGATTGAAGAAAGAGTTGACGGAACTACGATCATTGCTGAAGATAGAAAACCcaccagcagcagcagcatcatCTCCGGGGGGAGGGGGGGCGGGGGCGGCGGAGAAAAGCGGAAAGCGGCTGCGGGTGGCAGCCGGTGGTCCAAGAACCCTAAACCTAAATGATGGAGGATGA